In a genomic window of Lycium ferocissimum isolate CSIRO_LF1 chromosome 9, AGI_CSIRO_Lferr_CH_V1, whole genome shotgun sequence:
- the LOC132030548 gene encoding uncharacterized protein LOC132030548 isoform X3, with product MTEMPPGFVAVHLAKTTMPSSINPSTISNQQSEKCMVKRRRGRPRKQVGLHDSVASLNPSILQSEASTKAKGCRISAIVTSQLGGTNTSPAMQPKSGLLKEVKTEIADIVPDVIQGGIGEVLPPPCTTFVLGADLSIQPTCFVDVNFLQRVAVAFEEVKANQEESTKTVKQSITMNPSLEPTFLAICDKHGDITKDCPMESGEMLTSVLEVICKVVQELQKKHLTEVDRNVLDSYYLVVKDAEKMKVNVNWLRTRLDEIRDAINCIVETKKLNDEKNRFAERIENEKKDLESMKA from the exons ATGACAGAAATGCCACCTGGTTTTGTTGCAGTACATTTGGCCAAGACAACTATGCCTAGTAGCATTAATCCTTCAACAATTTCTAATCAGCAAAGTGAGAAATGCATGGTGAAACGTAGAAGAGGTCGCCCTCGAAAACAAG TTGGTCTTCACGATAGTGTGGCATCATTAAACCCATCAATTCTTCAGTCTGAAGCATCAACCAAAGCTAAAGGATGTCGAATAAGTGCTATAGTGACAAGTCAGTTAGGCGGAACCAATACTTCACCAGCTATGCAGCCAAAGTCAGGATTACTAAAAGAAGTGAAGACAGAAATTGCAGATATTGTACCTGATGTTATTCAAGGAGGTATCGGTGAAGTTCTTCCTCCTCCTTGTACTACTTTTGTTCTAGGGGCAGATCTAAGTATTCAGCCAACATGCTTCGTTGATGTCAATTTCCTTCAACGAGTGGCGGTTGCTTTTGAAGAAGTGAAAGCAAATCAAGAAGAAAGCACAAAAACGGTGAAACAATCAATTACCATGAATCCGAGTCTTGAGCCAACTTTTCTGGCCATTTGCGATAAACACGGAGACATTACAAAGGATTGTCCAATGGAGTCGGGTGAAATGCTTACTTCTGTTCTCGAAGTTATATGTAAGGTTGTCCAAGAACTCCAAAAGAAACATTTGACTGAAGTTGATCGTAATGTCCTGGACTCCTATTACTTGGTAGTCAAGGATGCTGAGAAAATGAAGGTAAATGTTAACTGGTTAAGAACTCGGCTTGATGAGATTAGAGATGCGATAAATTGTATTGTTGAGACAAAAAAGCTCAATGATGAGAAGAATAGGTTTGCGGAACGGATTGAAAATGAGAAGAAGGATCTGGAATCAATGAAAGCTTAA